Below is a window of Desmonostoc muscorum LEGE 12446 DNA.
GTTCTTAATCGTAAAGGCTTTGGTCAGAGTATTGCCAACATTGGCCTCACCAAAGTTAATGGCAGTCGTACTCCCATCTACAATATCAACTGTACCGTTGAGAACTTGAATTTCGGGACTAATAACTTTGCCAGTAATAGCAAAGTCAAACTCACTTTCATTACTATCGTTGTTGCTTAAAATCAGAGTGCCACCATAAGTGCCTGGTGTAGTAGTATTGAGTGCCACCGTTATAGTAGTGGAAGCATTGGCAGCCACACTTGTGGGGACAGTTCCTACTAAACTAAAGCCATTGGGAAGTTTAAGATTACTCAGATTAAGTGCGGCTATACCGGTGTTCTTAATCGTAAAGGTTTTAGTCAGAGTCTGACCAAGAATGATCTCACCAAAGTTAATGGCAGTCGTACTCCCATCTACAATATCAACTGTACCGTTGAGAACTTGAATTTCGGGAGTAGGAGTCTCATCTGTTGGAGCTTCGTAGGCACCAATATCGATGACTGCGGTGCCATTACCATCGCCATCCAGAGGAACATTTTTAGTGATGCTATTGAAGGCATTAGAACCAGCATCGATGGCAGCACTTCCAGCTTTGAGGGCAAAATTGCCTTTAGCTGGATCAACAAACAACGGATTTTTACCCAAAATATTCTGCAAAGTAAGAATAGCTTTTGGATCGTCCGAAGCTTGAAATATATTCGAGTTATAAACAAGGTTGTGATCGAAAGCTACATTTGTGGAGTATTTGACAAGATTGGCATTTTGATTGTCACTTGCATACATTATGTTGTTATATACATCTACATTGTCCGAGTAAGTGACAGCAATCTCTCCATGAGTTGTAAGAACAGTAGCATTTTGGTAAGTTGTATTGTTGATAACATCTACATTTTTGGCTTTAAAAACGTGAATCCCAGAGCCACCATTGTTGTAGGAGATGTTATTTTCAATTAAAGCCTTACCTGTATAGGCCACGCCTTCCCTAGATTTAGAAGTCATATCAAGCATAATCCCATGCCCTTCAGAAATACCACCAGTATTCCAAACAGGAACTAGGCTTTGATTGTCGTAGACAATGTTATCTCGAAAAATCATCCTGTAGTCAGTAGTGTTGTTATCGTAGTTAGAACCGTAAAGAGCAGTAATAGCTTGACATCCATAAGGAGAATACCAAGCGTTTCCAGACACAGTATTTTTCTCAACAGTGATGTAATCTGCATTAGTCAATCCAATACCTGCACCTGGAAAGTTACGGATTGTGTTGCCACTGATGACGATGTGATGAGGGTTACTAGGGGCTAGACCTTCGCTAGTTTTTGAAGGTGAGGGGGTCACCATAATTCCATAGGCAGTAATCTTAGTATCAGATTTACCTTTATCCGAAGTAGAATTAATGCTATTCAATGCATATTGTAAAGTGACATTTTCTCGATCGCCTTCTATATCAAGTCCTTCAATCCGTACATAAGATGAACTAAATACAGTAATGCCACTAACACCCGCAGGAAGGTTTAGTTTTGGTTGATGTCCTGGATAGGCTTTGATAGTTGTCCAGTTGTCTGGAGAACCGTTTTTGTCAACAATGTTAGCTCCTTTTTCATAAGTGCCATTCATCACATAGAGGGTGTCGCCTGTTTCCATCTGCCACACGGCTCGACCCAGAGTGCGAAATGCACTTGTTTCTTTCAAGCCATTATTGTTATCGCTACCTGTTCCAGAAACGTAGTATACTTGGCCAGCCATAGGTTTACTCCGAATATATATAAGGGAATTGCTCGTGGACTCTTAGCAACTGTGTTAATTGCTAAGTAGTTAGTAGAAGGGTGATTTGTCTTGAGTCTGAAGGACAGTCACAGTTGTCCGATCGCAACTTCAAATTGCCTCGGTTCTAGAAACGCTGTTGTCAAACTGGAAATTTTTTCTCCTGTCAACCGCTGATGGTTAAACCAGGAATGTAAATACCGTCAATCGTCAGGCTGTTGTTGGGAGTAATCGGACGATTAGCGTCTGCATCTGATTGATCGCCTGGGAGTGGAATTAAATCCGATCTCCACCGCGTAGGCGCAGCCTGCCGTAGGCATCGCTGTTACTATATTTCGATACGGTGATCATATTTGGTATATAATTCCTCTGAACTTTATCCGTTGTCTGAGGTCAGAAGCTGCCAAATCGGCATGGTAAAGGGCACCCCTGGCTGATAACTGGGGACTTAAAGTTACAGTGGTCAAAGCTGAATTGTTTCAAACTTTAGTAGGTTGACCCCTTAATTTAAAGGGACTAATGTAACAACTTAGTCAAACCTGTTTTAATCTGTGTAAGCGAGTTTTGTGAACTAAATTTAGACTAACCTTCACAAACAGTGATTGATATCAGTGAATACTCAGAATTTTGTTAGATTTTTTACAACAATAGGCAAAAAAACTATGGAAGTTTTGTGGTGATTCCTATTAATTTGTAGTCTGAAGAAGGCTTGATACAAGGATTTGATGAAGTTTGTCTCAATTAAGTCGGCGTGGTTCACAAGGCATTAGTTATAGTCAAGTCGCACTGGACGCTAAAATCAATTGGAAGCGATCGCCAAGCAACTAACATCTCGCCAGTAATCTTCATAATATGAACGCCCAAATAAACTCCAGAGTACCTGTTGCTTTAACCATTGCTGGTTCAGATAGCGGTGGCGGTGCAGGAATTCAAGCTGATTTACGCACCTTTGCTTTTCACTGTGTCCACGGTACTAGCGCTATAACCTGCGTCACTGCACAAAACACTCTCGGAGTTAACAGGGTTGATGCCATGCCAACAGAAGCTGTTGTAGCGCAAATTCAGGCAGTAGTTGAAGATATTGGCGTACAAGCAGCCAAAACAGGAATGTTGCTGAATCAGGAAATTATATTTGCTGTTGCCCAGCAAGTAGAAGCTTTACAAATCCATAACCTGGTAGTCGATCCAGTGATGGTGTCACGTACCGGGGCACAATTGATTGATAATGATGCTGTGAAGACTCTGTGCCATGCTCTTATCCCCAAGGCAGCTATTATCACGCCCAATCGCTACGAAGCCCAGATTTTGAGCGGTTTAGAAATTAATTCCTTGGAAGATATGCAAGCCGCTGCTGAAATTATTCACAAGATTTTACGGACAAAGGCTGTTTTGGTCAAGGGTGGAGGTATGCAAGGAAATTTGCGTGGCGTTGATATTTGGTTTGATGGGGAAAAGTTGGAAGTTTTGACTTGCCAGCAAGTAGAGACAACAAACACCCACGGTACTGGTTGTACACTATCAGCTGCGATCGCAGCTAATCTGGCAAAGGGAAAAAACTTGTGGCAGGCGGTGCAACAGGCAAAGGAATATGTAACCACTGCCCTGACTTACGCTTTAGATATTGGCGAAGGGCAAGGTCCTGTGGGACACTTCTTTCCATTGTGGGGACTGGGGGCTGGGGACTAGGGACTAGGGACTGTTTTCCCAGTAGCCAATACCCAGTCCCTAATACTTAGCCCCCAATAAAAAATCTTTGCCGTCTCGGCATTTTTCTATTATTCTTGGGCATAGTTTCAGGGCTGACTTTCTCTGTTAGCATCTCTGTACGATCTAATCACTTTGATTTTTAATACCAAGCCCCAATGCGAACAACCACAGGTTCTGTTCACAGGAATTCGTCAACACGGACTAGTCAAGCGTACCCTCCCTCTGTACCACTATCTGTATACCGGGAATTGTCAATGGAGTTGCAAGCAACTCAGGCGAGGCTAGATGCAATCACCACTAAAAATCACGAATTAACCCAAGAAAATCAACTATTACGCCAAGAAATCACCAAAGTTGTTGAGTCTTTTTCACACTTGCAAAATTTTGTAGATTCCTATGGAATGTTTACTGAACATCAAGCTTCCCAAGTTTCTAGCAACGTTAAAAGCTCCGCCAAGCAGCCAGTAACACAAGCGCCTCCACCTCAACAAGTTTCTCGTCCGCGTCCACCTCAAAAAAACCGCCAGGAGTTTTCTACACCTATAAGGGAAATGAAGTTTCCGATACCAGACCCAGTTTTTATAGAAGAACAAGAAGTAACTTACTATTCTACTGCAAAGCCAGATGCCAAGGAACTTAGTGGCTGGTGGTTAATTATTACCATCTTGTTAATTATGCTTACTGCCTTCACTGCTGGGTATTTAATTGTGCGTCCCTTGTTTGAACATCAAAAACGTTAGTTGACCAGAAATAAAAAGGTACAAGCCCCTAAATTTATTTATGGAAAATAAAAAAATGTATTTCGAGACACGTAGTGCAAGAAATACTACGTCAGTTGACTCAGAGCAACTGAATTTATTTATGGGCTTGGTAAATTTTTGACTTTTGACTTCCCCGAACGCGAGTGCGTCTCGCTCCAGAAGGGGCTGACATTCCCACAGTCAGCAGCAATATTTAGGGCTATCGTACCATTTCTGTTTCATCACTGTTTTGAATATCTGAGATGATCTACTCAATAGCAGAATTTATCTATTTTTAGGTCAGAAATACTACATAAAAAATGATAATTTGACAGCAAATTCCTCATGTTACAAGTTCAAGGATTATCAAATTACTTAATCGAAGCTGCTTCTAGCTTCAAAAGCACCCACGGAAACAATCCTGAGTGCTGAGTAACGAGTACTAAGTAAAAAGTAAAATTAGACAGACCAGGGACTCTTAGCTTTGAGAGCAACTACATCCGGTATGGAAGAAAAAAAGATTTATTTCGAGCGTCACGTGTCACAAGAAATAATGCGTCCTTACTTCAATCCCCCCGTTTCTCTCAAGAGTTACTCAGCAGGGGCTAAACGCCCCGCTATCCATGTACAGCACTCCTGAAACCAAGCATCTACAATTTGAAAAAAGTGGCAATTATTACATATGTTTTAGCAAAGGCGCTACTAGTTACAGTTTCAGACAACAGATCTGGTTAGATAGATAAACGAAGCTAGTACAAGTCACAAATCAAAGAAATGAAAAAAGTAGAAGCTATTATCCGCCCATTTAAGCTTGATGAAGTGAAAATTGCCTTGGTTAACGCTGGGATTGTTGGCATGACGGTTTCTGAAGTCCGGGGGTTCGGACGCCAGAAAGGTCAAACTGAAAGGTATCGCGGTTCCGAGTACACCGTTGAGTTTCTCCAAAAACTCAAAGTGGAAATAGTAGTTGACGACAATCAGGTTGATATGGTAGTGGACAAAATTATTGCCGCTGCCCGCACTGGTGAAATCGGTGATGGTAAAATTTTCATCTCGCCTGTTGAGCAAGTGATTCGGATTCGTACCGGCGAAAAAAACACAGAAGCGGTTTAAAAAAAGTTATGAGTGAAGAGTTAGGAGTTAAGAGTTACGAGTCAAGAGTTAGAAGTTATTATTCCTATAATTCACAACTCATAACTTTTAACTCTTAACTTTTAATTCCTAACTCTTAACTTTCTCCAGTTGCGGAAGTAAAGCTGTAAAGGCCTTGCCTCGATGGCTAATTGACCCCTTTAACTCCCGTGTCATCTCGGCAAAAGTCAATTGCAACTCTTGCACGTAAAAAATTGGGTCATAGCCAAATCCACCATCACCACGAGGCGCATGAAGAATTTCGCCACGACAAATACCTTCAGATTGTAATGCGATCGCACCATCCGGACGAGCGATCGCCACTACACAAACAAATTGGGCTTGGCGATTTACTTCGTTACCTAATTCTTCGAGTAACCTAGCAATGCGTTCTGAGTCTGTTTTGGCGTAGCGTGCCGAATACACACCTGGTGCGCCATTCAAAGCATCTACTTCTAAACCAGAATCATCTGCTATCGCCCAGTTTCCTGTCGCTTTGGCAATTTGGGACGCTTTGAGACAAGCATTGGCGGCAAAGGTTTCGCCTGTTTCTTCAATTTCTAATTCTTCAGGTTTGAGGATTAATTCCCAGCCAGAATCTGCCAGGTAAGCTTGCATTTCGCGCAACTTACCTGGATTTCCTGTGGCTACTACTAGTAATGTCATGAATTTTAAATATTAGTTAGGAGTTAGGAGTGATGAGTTATGAGTTATTTATTCCTAACTCCTAACTCTCAACTCCTCACTAATTTTACTCCGCCCAGTGTTTTGCCCAAGCAAGAGTTTGATGCACTTGCTCAAGTGTTGGGGCTTCGCAGTAAAGGCGTAAAACTGGTTCAGTTCCGCTAAAGCGAATCATTAACCAGCTTTTATCGGCGAGGCGGTACTTGTAGCCGTCAATTGTTTGGCAATCAATTACTGCTTTACCAGCAATTTCGGTTAAAGGTTTGGTTTGGAGTTGTTGCAAAAGACGCGATCGCACTTCCATACTTGCTAAGGGTAAATCAATGCGATCGTATGCTGAATTAAATCCTGTCTGTTGCTGCAAGTGGCGATAATATTCACCTAAATCTAAACCAGATTCCACGATCGCCTCTAGCACATACAATGCTGATAGCAGTGCGTCACGTTCGGGAATATGGCTACCATAGCCGATACCTCCCGACTCTTCGCCACCCAGCAAAACTTCTGCTGCTAACATTCTGTCGGCGATGTATTTATAACCAACTGCTGTTTCAAATACTGACAGTTGATGTAGTGCTGCCACAAGGGGTATTAAATCTGAACCACTGACAGTTTTGACTATTTCACCCTTAAAGTCCCGTCGTCGGGTTAAGTGGTCAATTAGTATGGGAATCAACACCTGGGAACTCAAGAAGTTAGCTTCCCCGTCTACAGCTGCGATGCGATCGCAGTCTCCATCAAATACCAATCCTACAGATAAACTTGATGTATTTGTTTCTCGGTGAGCTTTGATAACTTCAAATAGCTTGGAAAGGTATTTAGGCAAGGGTTCCGGCGCACCACCACCAAATAGGGGGTCGCGTTCGCTGTTGATTTCTATGACCTTATCGCCTAGAAGTTGTGCCAATCCGCCAGCCGCAGCGCCATGCATGACATCGCCAAATACTGTTAGTTTACCAGAGGCGATCGCTTCCCTAATTTTGGCAATATCAACTTTACGTTCTAGTGCTTGGGTGTAACTCGGCCAAGGATCGAACTTTTCTTGCTTGCCTGGGGTAGCCGCAGGTGGCACTCCTTGGGGCAACAGTGCTTCTATCTCCTTTGTGACTTCTGGCGACACTGAACCGCCAAAATATCCCTTGACTTTTAATCCTAAGTATGCGCCTGGATTATGACTGGCTGTAATTACTAGTGCCCCTAAGGCATTAAGTTCTTTTGCTGCCCAACTAAAAGCTGGAGTTGGGGCAAAAGTTTCACTGAGTAAAACATCAAATCCGACAGCGGTGACGGTATCAGCCACAGCACGAGCGAAGTCTTCGGCCATAAATCGGCGATCGTAACCGACAATTATTGTCCGGCTACCCACCGTAGAATAATATGTATTATATAGTACTTTTGCAGCGACTGGCGCGACTAGGGCTAGGCGTTCAAAGGTGAACTCATCTCCAATTACGCCCCGCCAGCCGTCTGTACCAAACTTGATTGAGTTAGCTACAACTGCCATCTAGGTATCCTAACTGTCTACCTGAGGATTTTAGCATTTCTACAGTGTGCAGAGTAAAAAAAGAATATAGTATTAATATGTAGTACTGGTATTCGGCTGTTTCAACACAAAAGCGATCGAATTTCTGGATGCAGAGTGCCTAGACGCCCAGTGACTTGTCGTCGTTATACAGCGCCTTTTGGCTCACAATTCAAATTCGCCTTCCTAGACTTTTGATATAGTATGTACGCAGGCTTGGTTTATGTAGCGCGAATTCTAGTTGCTAGGTATTCCAGTGTTATCCAGATTTGGATACATTAGCTGTTCTACCTCGGCAGCTTTTTCACTTAAATCAAGGTCTCTGTAGATTTGTAGACTTTCAGTGAAAAACTGGGTAGCAGTTACCTCAGTACCTGATTGATGATGCTGGAAGCGGTTGAGGTATATTTCGCCCAAGAGTTTACGAGCTGAAGCTTCTAGTTTCCGGCGATCGTACTCCTGAAAAACTTGGAGGGATTCTTGGGCTAGTTCTTCGGCTCGGTCAAGATTTTTTAAGACGCTGACTTCCAGATAAACACGGGCGATATCAAGAGCTTCATCTGCTCGATTTACTGTCTGCCCCAGTTCAGCAAGATATGTCAAGCCAGTATTGTAATATTCTTCAAATTGGGTAATTTGTTCTTGCAGTGATGAGTCATCAAAAGACGATAGGCGTAAGCGTTCTGACCAGATTAAGCTAAAGATAATGTAGTCGTAAGCAAGATTTTCTTTGTAGTCTCCTGTGGTGTTTATTTGGATGGCTTGACAGATATTTTGTTCAGCTTGCGTCAGTAAGTCAAAAGCTACTGCTCTATCTGAGGTATTTTTGGCTAGCAAGCGTTGGGTGTTACCAATTCTTCTATAACATCTAGCTACATCCTCACCTAAATCTAGTTGCTGGTAAAAGTTATAACTGTGTTGAAAATACTCTATTGCCTGCTCATATTTGTCCCAAGCTCTATAAATGCGTCCTAGCCAATAATAGGCATTAGCTATTTCGGGTTGGTTGTCTAGGGCTTGATTTAGCAAAAGATATTGTTTTTGACATTCAACTCCCTGTTCATATTTGCCCCAATTCAAGTAGCAATAAGCTAACCAGTCCCATTGAGTAGCCACCCCCTTTTCGTTATCTAATTTTTCGTAGAGGTCACGGCTTTGGTGGAAGTAGGCGATCGCTTCTTCGTATTTGCCCCAAGCTTGATAAATTCGACCTAGTTGATTGTAGCCATCTGCTACATTTGTTTGGTCGTCCAGTTGTTGACAGATTGCTAAATCTTTGAGTTCATATTCAAGTGCCTGCTCATATTTACCCCATTCTCGATAGCAACTAGCTAGCCAGTAACACTGGTTTGCTACATTCTTGTTTTTACCCAATTGCTCATAGAGGTCATGGCTTTGTTGGTAATGGACCATCGCTTGTTGATATTTGCCCCATGCTTGATAGATACGTCCTAGCTGATGGTATGCAAAAGCTACATCTGATTGGTTTTCTAAGTTTTGATGTTTTGCCAGACACTTTTGCTGACACTCAAGTGCTTGTTGATATTTGCCCCATTCCTGATAAGAATTACCCAACCAGTACCATAAGTTAGCTACATCTTTCTCTAAACTCAATTGCTCATAGAGTTCACGGGTTTGTTGGAAGTAGGCGAGCGCTTGTTCATATTTTCCCCAAGCTTGATAGATGCGACCTAACTGAAAGTAGGCACTAGCTATACCTGCTTGGTCTTCTAACTTTTGACATTTTGCTAAACACTTTTGCTGACACTCAAGTGCTTGCTCATATTTACCCCATTCCCAATAGCAAGTTGCTAAGTTGTACCACTGATTAGCTACATTCTTGTCTTTGACCAATTGCTCACACAGGTCACGGCTTTGTTGGTGGTAGGCGATCGCTTGTTGGTATTTGCCCCAACTTTGATGAATCCAGCCTAGCTGAAAGTAGGCACTAGCTATATTTGCTTGGTCTTCTAGCTTTTGACGTTGTGCTAAACACTTTTGCCCATACTTTAAAGCTTGCTCATATTTACCCCATTCTCGATAGCAACTAGCTAGCCGATAACACTGGTTTGCTACATTTTTCTCTTGACCCAATTGTTCATAGAGGTCATGGCTTTGTTGGTAGTGGGCGATCGCTTGTTCATATTTTTCCCAAGTTTGATAAATGTAACCGAGTTGAAAATACGCCAAAGCCACTTCTGATTGGTCTTCTAACTTTTGGCAAATTTCTAAATCCTTGAGTTCGCACTCCAAAGCCTCTTGATATTTACCCCATTCTTGGTAACATTGAGCCATGTTGTACCATCGAGCCGACACAGATTTTTGTTTTCCCAATTGCTCATAGAGGTCACGGCTTTGTTGGTAGTGGGCGATCGCTTTTTCATATTTTCCCCAAGCCTGATAGATAAGACCTAGCTGGTGGTATGCCAAAGCTATATCTGATTGGTTTTCTAAATTTTGACGTTTTGCCAGACACTTTTGCTGACACTCAAGTGCTTGCTGATATTTGCCCAATTCTTTATAAGAATTACCCAACCAGTACCACAAGTTAGCAACATCCTTCTCTAAGTTCAATTGCTCATAGAGGTCATGGCTTTGTTGGTAGTGGGCGATCGCTTGTTCATATTTTCCCCAAGTTTCATAAATTTTTCCTAGCCGCCAGTAGGCGAGAGCTATTCTGGGTTGATCATCCAACTGCTGGCGAATTAGTAATTCTTTTTGCTCACATTCAAGTGCTTGTTCATATTTATCCCATTCGCAATAGCAATCACCCAACCAGTACCACAGGTCAGCTACATCCTTCTCTAAACCCAATTGCTCATAAAGGTCACGGCTTCGTTGGTGGTAGGTGATCGCTTGTTCATATTTTCCCCATTTTTGATAAGTTCTACCTATATTCCAGAGATCGTTTGCTTCATCTTCAGACTTGCAAAACTCTTTGTCTATAGCTAATGCCTGCTGGAAGCATTCTAGTGACTGCTCGTATTTGGTGTGTAAACGATGACAAACACCTCGATTTCTCCAAAACAGCAAAAAAGCAGATGGATGAATGTATATAGCTAGTTTTTCAAAGCATTCCTGATAGTAGTCAATTGCTCGATCAAATTTATCTTGTTCCTGGTAACAAGTTGCAATTGACCAAGCTATGTAAGCACTGAGACTGCTATTTTTCTGAACATTTATTTGTTCTAGAAGCTCAACAGCTTTGGCATAATTATCTGTACGAATATAAGATATTGCCGTGAGGAAAGTTAATGCTTTTTGAGAGTCTTGATTGCTGCTATGATTTTGCCGACTAAATTCTAGAGCAGGTGTCATATCTTCACCTAGTTCTTTAACCAATTCTCTAAGACGACAAAATATAGTAGGCTCTAGCTGATTCACAATATCGATCGCGCGACTAACTAATAATGCTCCTGATTCACCACAAGCAATATAAAGAATAGCTACCTGTGCTTCTATCCGTCTCTTCTCAGTAATTATTGAATCACTAGCAAATTCTTTCAATTGTTCTATAACTTCACCTTTCTGGTTAAACAATTCAATTTGGCGTAGCAGTCTCAGCAGTTGCTTAGTTATATCATCATCAAAGTCTGTATCCAAATTAAGATAGGTTAAAATTAACTTCTGAATTATCTTTTTACGAGTACTAGGATAAACTTCAACTTGAGTTAAAACTTCCCCAGCAAACAATAAATCTTTTAACCGTAATTCAGACTGTTTAGAGTTAGTAGTTATTAATTCTTGCTCGGAACCTGACCAAATGATAATCGCATCCTGGGAAGATGCATTTTTTATTTTTAACTTCCCACCTTGAATTGCAGGTTCATAAACTTCAAGATTGCTGAAAAGCTGCTCTACTAGCCTATTAACCAATTTACTAGAATTGCTATACGAACCTAAAGCTAGTAAAATCGGCTCATTCCAACGTGGCTCATGCAAATGCTCGCGGATGATTTTTAAGATATCGCTTGGCTCATTATCAGCAATATAAAGTGCAGCAAAATACTCTTCAAATGTCAGGTGCATAAAACCGTAGATTCCAGGCGCACGTTCGACAAATAGACCTGTAGTTTCCCGCACCTTCCGCAAAAATTCCTGCACGGCTTGGCGTACTGAGTCTGATTCTGGGTCAGTAGCATTGAGTTCTGCTAGCTTTGCTGCTAACTGTTGTTCAACTTCTGTTTCGGTGACTAAACCAGAGGGCTTCTCCTCATGCATCCAGTAAGCGAGCGGTGCTAAAAATGCTACTACTTCATTTTGCTTCAGCAGCACTTTCGGAGCATCTGGCAACTTCTTTCCTAATTGCCAATCTTCGCTCAAGGTTTGCACTGCTAATTCATAAAGTTTTACCCGACGGTTAGGTAGGCGATCGCCATTGCGGTGAATCAGTGCCAAGATTGTCAACAGTAGAGGGTTCGCTGTCAAGCGCTTTACACCCTCATTGTCTTTAATCGCCTCTAAAATCTTCCTTGCTTGATCATCTCCTGCTCTTTGCCATTGCGCCTCACTAGCTTCTGGCTGCTGCGCTCGTTCTATCGCCAAACACCAGCGATGCAGAAATTTTTCTACTTGTTCGCTACCCATATCCTCGATAGTGAACTCAGCAAAGCGGCTGCTCAGTTTCACATCGCGGTAGCCAGCTATCCGACTGGTAATGACAAACTTATTAGTAGAGAAATCATTGACAAAGCGATCGATTCTTTCCACTATCAGCCTGCGGCTTTCTTGTTCAAATACCTCATCTAGTCCATCCAGCAGCATTAAGCACTGCCCTTGGCGCATTTTTTCTAGAAGTAGCACTGCCATCTCAGTTCCCGCTTCAATTTCATCTTGAAAGTAAGCTTCCCATTGGCGGTAGAATTGGCGCAGATAGTCGAGCAGACTCAAATCAGGTTCTTGTTGCAATCGTTCTGCATAATCAGCAATGCGAAAGAAAATTGGTAACAGAGCTTTACCCAATTCTTCTTGGGGTTCGCCACCTGTAACTTTTTCATTGCGATCGCGTTTGGCTGTGGCAAAATGTAATGCCAGATAGCGCAGTAGCGTTGTTTTCCCAGCACCAGGAGCGCCAAGAATCACGCAGTACTGGTTCTCCCGCACTGCATGGGATAAATCAATTCTTTGTGTAACTGTTTTGGTGCTGCTAGTGGGTATTGAACTTAATAAAACTGGTTCGTAATGAGAAGGTTCGTCTAAATCGTAGAGGCCAGAGATGCTCATGCTCAACCTATGTTCGGCTTTGCGAAATGTAGTCATCTCTTGGTCTAGTTTCGAGGTTTCTGTAACCTCCTGTCGCCTGACTGCTTGTAGTGAAATATAAA
It encodes the following:
- a CDS encoding tetratricopeptide repeat protein; translation: MASNESNIYSLNANDIAEVNKLVSFLELSSGTTTIFAIAPESGPQHPVVEEVKSLLAARVEEFNEPKNFFYSDNSLYNFIYSLNETEQKKLPNQRQLLMAFGIDQLPTSRLKQEMKQLNLGRDSLFDRELVIIFWLNKEEFLEEFRNRAPDFWDWRGKLVKFQARPPVNSLFYPYLEWLIAENSYLKISGVMQVQRQVDIFLDQIYISLQAVRRQEVTETSKLDQEMTTFRKAEHRLSMSISGLYDLDEPSHYEPVLLSSIPTSSTKTVTQRIDLSHAVRENQYCVILGAPGAGKTTLLRYLALHFATAKRDRNEKVTGGEPQEELGKALLPIFFRIADYAERLQQEPDLSLLDYLRQFYRQWEAYFQDEIEAGTEMAVLLLEKMRQGQCLMLLDGLDEVFEQESRRLIVERIDRFVNDFSTNKFVITSRIAGYRDVKLSSRFAEFTIEDMGSEQVEKFLHRWCLAIERAQQPEASEAQWQRAGDDQARKILEAIKDNEGVKRLTANPLLLTILALIHRNGDRLPNRRVKLYELAVQTLSEDWQLGKKLPDAPKVLLKQNEVVAFLAPLAYWMHEEKPSGLVTETEVEQQLAAKLAELNATDPESDSVRQAVQEFLRKVRETTGLFVERAPGIYGFMHLTFEEYFAALYIADNEPSDILKIIREHLHEPRWNEPILLALGSYSNSSKLVNRLVEQLFSNLEVYEPAIQGGKLKIKNASSQDAIIIWSGSEQELITTNSKQSELRLKDLLFAGEVLTQVEVYPSTRKKIIQKLILTYLNLDTDFDDDITKQLLRLLRQIELFNQKGEVIEQLKEFASDSIITEKRRIEAQVAILYIACGESGALLVSRAIDIVNQLEPTIFCRLRELVKELGEDMTPALEFSRQNHSSNQDSQKALTFLTAISYIRTDNYAKAVELLEQINVQKNSSLSAYIAWSIATCYQEQDKFDRAIDYYQECFEKLAIYIHPSAFLLFWRNRGVCHRLHTKYEQSLECFQQALAIDKEFCKSEDEANDLWNIGRTYQKWGKYEQAITYHQRSRDLYEQLGLEKDVADLWYWLGDCYCEWDKYEQALECEQKELLIRQQLDDQPRIALAYWRLGKIYETWGKYEQAIAHYQQSHDLYEQLNLEKDVANLWYWLGNSYKELGKYQQALECQQKCLAKRQNLENQSDIALAYHQLGLIYQAWGKYEKAIAHYQQSRDLYEQLGKQKSVSARWYNMAQCYQEWGKYQEALECELKDLEICQKLEDQSEVALAYFQLGYIYQTWEKYEQAIAHYQQSHDLYEQLGQEKNVANQCYRLASCYREWGKYEQALKYGQKCLAQRQKLEDQANIASAYFQLGWIHQSWGKYQQAIAYHQQSRDLCEQLVKDKNVANQWYNLATCYWEWGKYEQALECQQKCLAKCQKLEDQAGIASAYFQLGRIYQAWGKYEQALAYFQQTRELYEQLSLEKDVANLWYWLGNSYQEWGKYQQALECQQKCLAKHQNLENQSDVAFAYHQLGRIYQAWGKYQQAMVHYQQSHDLYEQLGKNKNVANQCYWLASCYREWGKYEQALEYELKDLAICQQLDDQTNVADGYNQLGRIYQAWGKYEEAIAYFHQSRDLYEKLDNEKGVATQWDWLAYCYLNWGKYEQGVECQKQYLLLNQALDNQPEIANAYYWLGRIYRAWDKYEQAIEYFQHSYNFYQQLDLGEDVARCYRRIGNTQRLLAKNTSDRAVAFDLLTQAEQNICQAIQINTTGDYKENLAYDYIIFSLIWSERLRLSSFDDSSLQEQITQFEEYYNTGLTYLAELGQTVNRADEALDIARVYLEVSVLKNLDRAEELAQESLQVFQEYDRRKLEASARKLLGEIYLNRFQHHQSGTEVTATQFFTESLQIYRDLDLSEKAAEVEQLMYPNLDNTGIPSN